From Actinosynnema mirum DSM 43827, a single genomic window includes:
- a CDS encoding TetR/AcrR family transcriptional regulator, producing the protein MTAAASPGRPQATRPRRTAATKQKLFDAALRLVGERGAAGVTVDEIAAGAGVAKGTVYYNFGSKDALVDAMLRHGVDLLAERLRVSEDAEPPEAVAALVEGMLGFFGEYPAFAQLLVSELWRTPGQWHGTLSLLRDDIVSIVRAQVQRLADLGRLPDGVQVGTASAALFGTLLVVALDWQVFQPERELAEVRDSVLALVRGLT; encoded by the coding sequence GTGACCGCCGCCGCCTCGCCGGGCAGGCCGCAGGCCACCCGACCCCGCCGCACGGCGGCGACCAAGCAGAAGCTGTTCGACGCGGCGCTGCGGCTGGTCGGGGAGCGCGGCGCGGCGGGCGTCACGGTGGACGAGATCGCCGCGGGGGCCGGGGTCGCGAAGGGCACCGTGTACTACAACTTCGGCAGCAAGGACGCGCTGGTGGACGCCATGCTGCGGCACGGCGTCGACCTGCTGGCCGAACGGCTGCGGGTGTCGGAGGACGCCGAGCCGCCGGAGGCCGTGGCCGCGCTGGTCGAGGGGATGCTGGGGTTCTTCGGCGAGTACCCGGCGTTCGCGCAGCTGCTGGTGAGCGAGCTGTGGCGCACGCCGGGGCAGTGGCACGGGACGCTCAGCCTGCTGCGGGACGACATCGTGTCGATCGTGCGGGCGCAGGTGCAGCGGCTGGCCGACCTGGGGCGGCTGCCCGACGGGGTGCAGGTGGGGACGGCGTCGGCGGCGCTGTTCGGCACGCTGCTGGTGGTGGCGCTGGACTGGCAGGTGTTCCAGCCGGAGCGGGAGCTGGCCGAGGTCAGGGACTCGGTGCTGGCGCTGGTGCGCGGGCTGACCTGA